The Cloeon dipterum chromosome X, ieCloDipt1.1, whole genome shotgun sequence genome includes a window with the following:
- the LOC135946979 gene encoding histone H1, early embryonic-like encodes MPPHSFIWFAMNKATIIVFVAVAFAALCTFSSAEPEPEPRMVGSKPRNPDASEKSNNMEISEKAEEKPSAKVEKPKETPPKAAAKVKKVKNAKKQKPIQKKRKPAPTTTTTTTDAPTSP; translated from the exons ATGCCACCTCACTCTTTCATTTGGTTTGCAATGAACAAAGCTACAATC ATCGTGTTTGTTGCGGTTGCCTTCGCGGCACTGTGCACCTTCTCCTCCGCTGAACCAGAACCAGAGCCTCGCATGGTAGGATCAAAGCCGAGAAATCCAGATGCCAGCGAGAAATCAAATAACATGGAAATCTCTGAAAAAGCTGAGGAAAAACCCAGTGCGAAAGTAGAAAAACCGAAGGAAACTCCTCCAAAAGCAGCTGCCAAGgtgaaaaaggtgaaaaatgcaaagaagCAAAAACCTATTCAGAAGAAGAGGAAACCAGCTCCAactaccaccaccaccactacTGATGCACCTACAAGCCCATGA